In a single window of the Candidatus Hinthialibacter antarcticus genome:
- the glnE gene encoding bifunctional [glutamate--ammonia ligase]-adenylyl-L-tyrosine phosphorylase/[glutamate--ammonia-ligase] adenylyltransferase translates to MNDFVITLQNKVLQVLSELGAAHGEQEDDLQRFLSALVEFAPKSANSVNLHPELIASLFTSGLSKRRRRKSYVSILSAWRERIDDAELSLRRFHRSELIRIAIRDLCGIAGIQVITNELALLADVVVSDVYDRLWNEHVLKHGEPIGESSGESSRMCVIGMGKQGGYELNFSSDIDVMFAYEEDGETAGGPQGKLENRIFFTNFAQEFCDILTRPTPDGFLYRIDTRLRPEGGSGMLATPLMAVEIYYHTYGQNWERQALIKARPIAGDDEVGRRFMSLITPFTYRRLVDDIEIADVLRDVDRLRIRSMQEIGEEKQRVNFKNGYGGIRDVEFFVQAVQMLYGRQYPEVKLAGTLVSLQRMFESHLLHSSDYETLTSAYQFLRRIEHRMQMVNEQQVYELPADEEERARLARSMDYENYAALEADYQKITANVRKIYEGVFQRTEWEDPSSLIIEAERVTPEIEALLGEYDFENPRQAFSFLKALQKASEPHLQPKTTRLFKAILPRLLHILKESPDSDMALSNFEKLISNFRARTALYEEMNNQRSVFNLLVSIISCSHFLTRLILRDPSLMETLGSEELLETPIVEETLQRHLTLIQSAHQSETLRDHLLRVQNAAMFRSGVRFILGITGVEQTGRDLAQIADFVLNHSFQPVTEQLTERFPTFTRNCSDNVAVIGYGKLGGRDFNIASDCDIVFVYEEGNCDGEVGAGEFFHRWAGKYVNYLESKSALGFLYKPDARLRPHGHNSPMACNWESFTDYYENHAQLWEKMALSRARWIGGADSLRAKLSDFQQKLLFQRALRRDEFEAILDMRRKIEQEKQSEVLKAGPGGLVDVEFIAQTLLLHYGCTHPAIRSTATIEVIRLAAKEGLLDEQAASPLIESYLFLREIENRLRIVNNVSMDGIPKQQDELEELTRRYALRLDTEKPTPEIFLQWIAEHTHQVRKIFNQFFNEQMNQA, encoded by the coding sequence GTGAATGATTTTGTCATTACGCTTCAAAACAAAGTCCTTCAAGTTTTGTCGGAACTCGGTGCTGCGCACGGCGAACAAGAAGATGATCTGCAACGCTTCCTGAGTGCGCTTGTTGAGTTTGCGCCGAAATCCGCGAACAGCGTGAACCTTCACCCGGAGTTAATCGCTTCTCTGTTTACTTCCGGCCTCTCAAAAAGGCGGCGCCGCAAATCATACGTCTCGATACTATCGGCGTGGCGGGAGCGTATCGACGACGCTGAGTTGTCTCTGCGCCGTTTTCATCGCTCGGAGCTGATCCGTATCGCTATCCGCGACCTATGCGGAATCGCTGGCATTCAAGTTATTACAAACGAACTCGCTTTGCTCGCAGACGTTGTCGTGTCGGATGTCTATGACCGTCTGTGGAATGAGCACGTATTGAAGCACGGTGAGCCGATTGGAGAATCTTCGGGCGAATCGTCGCGGATGTGCGTCATTGGCATGGGAAAGCAAGGCGGCTATGAGCTGAATTTTAGTTCTGATATTGATGTGATGTTTGCTTACGAAGAAGATGGTGAGACGGCGGGTGGGCCTCAGGGCAAATTAGAGAACCGCATTTTTTTTACCAATTTTGCGCAAGAGTTTTGCGACATACTGACGCGACCGACGCCAGACGGATTTTTATATCGCATTGATACTCGACTGCGTCCTGAAGGCGGTAGCGGCATGTTGGCTACGCCGCTAATGGCTGTCGAAATTTATTATCATACCTACGGTCAAAATTGGGAGCGGCAAGCGTTAATAAAAGCGCGCCCCATTGCGGGCGATGATGAAGTGGGCCGTCGCTTCATGTCGCTAATTACGCCGTTTACCTATCGGCGCTTGGTTGATGATATTGAAATCGCCGATGTATTGCGCGATGTAGACCGCTTGCGGATTCGTTCCATGCAAGAAATCGGCGAAGAGAAGCAGCGAGTTAATTTTAAGAACGGCTACGGCGGCATTCGCGACGTTGAATTTTTTGTGCAAGCAGTGCAGATGCTGTATGGACGCCAATATCCAGAAGTGAAGCTTGCTGGCACCTTGGTATCGTTGCAACGCATGTTTGAAAGCCATTTGTTGCATTCAAGCGACTATGAGACGCTGACAAGCGCGTATCAGTTCTTGCGGCGCATCGAGCACCGGATGCAAATGGTCAATGAGCAGCAAGTCTATGAACTGCCCGCTGACGAAGAAGAACGCGCCCGACTGGCGCGTAGTATGGACTATGAGAATTACGCCGCTCTCGAAGCCGATTATCAAAAAATTACAGCGAACGTACGCAAAATATACGAAGGCGTTTTTCAACGTACCGAGTGGGAAGACCCTTCCTCTCTGATAATAGAAGCGGAGCGGGTTACGCCTGAAATCGAAGCCCTGCTGGGGGAATATGATTTTGAAAATCCCCGTCAGGCGTTTAGCTTTTTAAAGGCGTTGCAAAAAGCCAGTGAGCCTCATCTTCAACCCAAAACAACCCGCTTGTTCAAAGCAATCTTACCGCGATTGCTGCATATTCTAAAAGAAAGCCCTGATTCGGATATGGCGCTGTCGAACTTCGAAAAGCTGATTTCCAACTTTCGGGCGCGGACAGCGTTGTACGAAGAAATGAATAACCAGCGCTCGGTGTTTAACCTGCTGGTTTCGATTATTAGCTGTAGCCATTTTTTAACGCGCCTAATTTTACGCGACCCGTCTTTGATGGAGACGCTTGGTTCGGAAGAACTGCTTGAAACGCCGATTGTCGAAGAGACGTTGCAGCGCCATTTGACGCTAATTCAATCAGCGCACCAATCAGAAACATTGCGCGATCACTTATTGCGCGTACAAAACGCGGCGATGTTTCGCAGCGGCGTGCGCTTTATTCTCGGAATAACCGGCGTCGAGCAAACTGGGCGCGATCTCGCCCAAATCGCTGATTTTGTTTTGAACCATTCGTTCCAACCGGTTACAGAACAGCTAACAGAGCGTTTTCCAACTTTCACCCGGAACTGTTCGGATAATGTTGCGGTGATTGGATATGGCAAGTTGGGAGGCCGTGATTTTAATATCGCCTCTGATTGCGATATTGTGTTTGTGTATGAAGAAGGGAACTGTGACGGCGAAGTCGGGGCAGGTGAATTTTTTCATCGCTGGGCGGGAAAGTACGTTAATTATCTCGAATCAAAAAGCGCATTGGGGTTTTTGTATAAACCAGACGCGCGTTTGCGTCCACACGGGCACAACAGTCCAATGGCTTGCAACTGGGAGAGTTTTACTGATTATTACGAGAACCATGCGCAGTTATGGGAGAAGATGGCGCTGTCTCGCGCGCGCTGGATTGGCGGGGCGGATTCTCTGCGAGCGAAGCTATCGGATTTTCAGCAAAAGCTATTGTTTCAGCGGGCGTTACGACGAGACGAATTTGAAGCGATTTTAGACATGCGGCGAAAAATTGAACAAGAGAAACAATCCGAAGTTCTCAAAGCGGGCCCCGGAGGTTTGGTCGATGTCGAATTTATCGCCCAGACATTATTATTGCACTATGGCTGTACTCACCCGGCAATACGCTCAACGGCTACCATCGAGGTCATTCGGCTTGCCGCTAAGGAAGGCCTATTGGATGAGCAAGCGGCGAGTCCACTGATCGAATCATATTTGTTTCTGCGGGAAATTGAGAATAGGCTGCGAATTGTTAACAATGTTTCAATGGACGGCATCCCAAAGCAGCAGGATGAACTTGAAGAGCTAACGCGTCGTTATGCGCTGCGCCTCGATACGGAGAAGCCTACTCCGGAAATATTCTTGCAGTGGATCGCAGAGCACACGCACCAAGTGCGAAAAATTTTCAATCAGTTTTTTAATGAGCAAATGAACCAAGCCTAG